Below is a genomic region from Caulobacter rhizosphaerae.
CTATCTGATCAAGGCCTATCGCGACCTGCGCGCCCTGGAGCACCGGGCCCAGATGATCGCCGACGACCAGACCCACAAGCTCCCGGAGTCCGACGCCGACCGCAAGAGGGTGGCCGCCCTGTGGGGGCACGCAGGCCTGCGCGGCTTCGATGCGGCGGTCGGTCAGATCCTCAAGGGCGTGAACCGCCGCTACGGCGCGCTGTTCAAGGGCGAGGAGGCGCTGTCGTCGCGGTTCGGCAGCCTGGTGTTCACCGGCGTCGAGGACGATCCGGAGACCCTGGCCACGCTCAAGCGCATGGGCTTTTCCCATCCCGAGCGGGTGGCCGCCACGATCCGCGGCTGGCACCACGGCCACATCGCCGCCACCCGCACCGAGCGGGGCCGCGAGCTGTTCACCCGCCTGGCCCCGCGCCTGCTGGACGCCGCCAACGCCACGGGCGCGCCCGACGACGCCTTCAACCGGTTCAGCGACTTCTTCGCGGGCCTCAGCAGCGGGGTGCAGATCCAGTCGCTGTTCCTGGCCCAGCCGCGCCTGTTCGAGCTGATCGTCGAGGTCATGGCCTTCGCCCCGCGCCTGGCCAGCACCCTGGCCCGGCGGCCGACAGCGCTGGACGCCCTGCTGGACCCGGCCTTCTTCGGGCCGATGGAGATGCCGACTGAGCCGCCCTGGGATCCGGCCGATTTTGAGGGCGCGATGAACGCCGCCCGGCGGCTGTTCCGCGACCAGAGCTTCCGGATCGGCGTGCGGGTGATCAGCGGCACGGCGGGCGCCCGCGACGCAGGGGCGGCCTTCGCCGACCTGGCCGACCTGATCGTCGGCGGCCTGGCCCCGGCGGCCCTGGCCGAGGTCGCGCGGCTGGGCGGCGCATTCCCGGGCCAGGTGGCCGTGGTCGCGCTGGGCAAGGCCGGCTCACGGGAGATGACGGCCAAGTCCGACCTTGACCTGATGACCCTCTACGCCGCCGACGCCCCGGCAGGCCAAGGGGAGGCGGTGTCGGCGATCAAGGGCTGGGCGGCCGACAGCTTCTACGCCCGCTTCACCCAGCGCCTGACCTCGGCCCTGTCGGCCCCGACCGGCGAGGGCACACTGTACGAGGTGGATTTGAAGCTGCGGCCCTCGGGGACCAAGGGGCCGGTGGCGGTCAGCTTCGCGGCCTTCGAGGACTATTACGAGCGCGAGGCCGAGACCTGGGAGCTGCAGGCCCTGACCCGGGCGCGGGTGATCTGGGCCTCGTCGCCGGCCTTCCAGGCCCGGGCCGAAGCGGCCATCGCCACGGCCCTGCGCCGGGCGCGCGATCCGAAGAAGACCGCCGTCGACGTGCTGGAAATGCGCCAGCTGATGGAGGACGAGCGGCCCGGCAAGGGCGACTGGGATCTCAAGCTGACGCCCGGCGGCCTGGTCGACATCGAGTTCGCCGCGCAGTTCCTGCAACTGGTCCATGCGGCGCAGGGCGGCCCTCTGGCGCAGAACACCGGCGAGGCCCTGGCGGCTCTGGGCCGCGCGGGCCTGGGTGATCCGGCGGCCCTGGCGGCGCTGGAGGGGGCCTGGCGGCTGGAGCAGGACCTGTCGCAGCTGCTGAAGGTGGCGTTGGAGGACGGGCATGATCCGGACACCGAGCCCAAGGCGTTCCGGGCGCTGCTGGCCCGGGCCGGCGGGGTGCGGGAATTCCGGTCGCTGAAGACCAAGCTGGCCAAGGCCAAGGTGGAGGCGCGGGCGGCGTTCGAGGCGGTGGTGAGGGCTCCCGCCAAATAGATCCTCCCCCTGTGGGGGAGGTGTCGGCGAAGCCGACGGAGGGGGGAGTAGGTGGGGGAGTAATAGGAAGGCGGCTACTGTCCAATCGAACGCCTGCCACTCCCCCCACCGGCCTTCGGCCGCCTCCCCCAAAGGGGGAGGGTCTTTTTTGGGCGAAGTCCGTGCCTCCCTGTAACCATTCGCTCTGCCAGCACGTATCTTCCAGCGTAGCCCTGGAGCGTTCCCCATGCTGATCCGCCACGCCCCCGACCTGACCGACAAAGACGTCACCGATCGCAGTCTCTATCTGCGTCGGCGCGAATTCATCGGTGGGGCGGCGGGGCTCGGCCTGCTGGCGGCGGCCGGGACGGCCAGCGCGCGGGGCTTGGCCTACAAGCCGGGGTTCTCGACCACCGAGCCCAAGACCTCGAAGAAGGACATCACCAGCTACAACAACTTCTACGAATTCGGGGTCAACAAGGAGGATCCGTCCGAGAACGCCGGATCGCTCAAGACCCGCCCCTGGACGGTGCGCGTCGACGGCGAATGCGAGAAGCCGGCCAGCTTCGGGATCGACGACCTGATCAAGGGCCAGAAGCTGGAGGAGCGCATCTATCGCATGCGCTGCGTCGAAGGCTGGTCGATGGTGATCCCGTGGGTGGGCTTCCCGCTCAGGGACCTGATCGCCCAGGTTCAGCCGACCTCGAAGGCCAAATTCGTCGCCTTCGAGACCCTGATGCGGCCCTCCGAAATGCCGGGCCAGCGCTGGGACACCCTGCAATGGCCCTATCGCGAGGGCCTGCGTATCGACGAGGCGACCCACCCGCTGACGATCCTGGCCGTGGGCCTGTATGGCGACGTCCTGCCCAACCAGAACGGCGCGCCGCTGCGGCTGGTCGTGCCGTGGAAGTACGGCTTCAAGGGCGCCAAGTCGATCGTGCGGATCAGCCTGGTCGAGAAGCAGCCGGCCACCGCCTGGAACGTGCTGGCGCCGCGGGAGTACGGCTTCTATTCCAACGTCAATCCGGCCGTGGACCATCCGCGCTGGTCGCAGGCCACCGAGCGCCGCATCGGCGAGTTCCGCCGCCGCGAGACCCTGCCGTTCAACGGCTACGGCCAATATGTCGCCGACCTCTATCGCGGCATGGACCTGAAGCGGGACTTCTGATGGACGCCTCGGTGAAGCGGGCGGCCACGCGCAAGCGCCCCTCCAAGACCCAGGACAACCTGGTCTACGCCGCCGTCTGGCTGGCCTGTCTCGCGCCTCTGGTCTGGCTGGCCTGGCGCGGGTTCAGCGGCGACCTGGGGGCCAACCCGATCGAGACGCTGATCCGCCAGATCGGCGTCTGGGGCCTGCGCCTGCTGCTGGTCGGCCTGGCGATCACCCCGGCCGCGCGGATCCTCAAGAAGCCGCGCCTGGTCCGCTTCCGCCGCACGATCGGCCTGTTCGCCTTCAGCTACATCTGCCTGCATCTGCTGACCTATATCGGCGTCGACCTGTTCTTCGACTGGGGCCAGCTGTGGAAGGACATCCTCAAGCGGCCGTTCATCACCCTTGGCATGGCCGGCTTCGTGCTGCTGGTCCCACTGGCCGTGACCTCGACCAACGGCTGGGTGGTCCGCCTGGGCCGCGCGACCTGGCAGAGGCTGCATTGGCTGATCTACCTGATCGTCCCGCTGGGCGTGGCCCACTACTACCTGCTGGTGAAGGCCGACCACCGGCCGCCGCTGGTCTATGCGGCGATCCTGGCGGTGCTCCTGGGCTGGCGGGTGTGGGACGCGTGGCGGAGGCGTGTCCGTTCTTAGGCCCAATTTTTATCCGCTCATCCCGGCGTTCGCCGGGATGAGCGGACTTTGGTTTCCTAGAACAGCTCCGCTTCCGGATCCCGCGTCTGGTCTCGCTTCCACCAGCCGCCCAGCTTCGCGCCGCCGCACGGACCTTTCTGGGTCACGGTCACCTCGTCGACGCTGAACGACGCGTCCAGCCGACAGGCGTCGGGGCCGGTCCCGGCCAGCGGGAAGGCGACGATGGTCTGGCCGGGGACGACCTTCACCTTGGCCCCGTCGTCGGTGAAGCCCTGGGAGGTGTTGGCGTCGGCCAGCTGGTAGGCGAGCTCCAGCCCCGTCGGCGTCGCCTTGACGCTGAGGAAATCCTGGCCCCGCGTATAGATCCCGCTCAGCCGGAAGCCCGGGTTTCTCAGCACCGCGATGCGGTCGGCGTGGATGGTCCGCAGGCAGGACAGGGCGGTCTCGTCATCTTCGCAGAGGATCCCGCCTCCACTCATCCCCGGCGTTTCCAAGGCGCGCGCACCCATCCAGCCGCGTTGGCTTATCCGCACATAGGCGGCGATCTTGCCGTCCCAGAGCTTCAGCGCCTCGCCATAGGCCTTGGCCAGGTCCTCGTCCTGGCGCGACAGCTGCGGGTCCTTGCAGATCAGCGTCTCGACCTTGGTGCGGGCCTTGGCGCAGTCGAAGCTGGCCGCGGCGGCCGGCGAAACTGACAGCGATGGGATGACGGCGGCCAGGAGCAGGGCCGCGAGTGTGGCGACGAGACGAGTCATTGGTCTACTCCCCAAGATAGGGCGACTTGGCCGGATCGCGCCGGAAGGCGCGGGAGTCCGCCCCCCGCTCGCAGACCTCCGTCTTCGGCGCGGAGAGGGTGGCGGCGTCCTGGGTGAAGGTCAGCACGCGCGGGCAGCCGGCATCGTCGAAGCGCAACTTGCCCGCCGCATCGACGTCGCCCTCGGCCTGCAGCAGCATGTTCCCCTTCGGGTCCGGGCAGAGGTAGAGCGTGACCCCGATGCCGGCGTCGGGATAGCTGGGCGTCACGTCCAGATAAACGCCGTCCTGCGGGCAGCGCCCAGCGACGTAGCGGCCCATCCACTTCAAGCTGGGATGGGTCAGGAAGGTCAGGCGGCGCTCGTAGTCTTCCTTCAGGCAGGCGACGTCGGCCTTGCAGATGCCGTTGCGGTCCTTCAGCCACTCCCGCTGTTCGTTGCGGATGAAGACCGGCCAGTTCCCCGCCGGCCACAGGCCCTGGGCCGCCTTGAACGCCGCGGCCACCTGCTCGTCCAGCTTGGAGACCGCCGCGTCCTTGCAGATCGCCTTCTCGGTCGGCGTGCCGGCCTTGGCGCAATCGAAACTGGCGGCCCAGCTCGCCGTCGGCGCGGCAAGCCAGACCAGGGCGGCGACGCCGACCCAACACGCGACACGAACCATTCGGAACCCTCCCGGACCGATGTCCGGCCAGGGTAACCGAGAACGGCGTTATCCGATAGGCTTGGCCTTGGCGGCTTCCTTCGTCGCGTAGTCCTGGGCCTGCCGCACGATGCGCAGCACGTTGCCGCCCCAGATCGCCGCCACGTCGGCGTCGGTGTAGCCGGCCGCCTTCAGCCGGGCGGTGACCTTGGGCAGGTCGGCGACGTCCTCGAAGCCGATCACCCCGCCGCCGCCGTCCCAGTCGGCGCCGATCCCCACATGCTCGGGCCCGACCACCTTCAGGG
It encodes:
- the msrQ gene encoding protein-methionine-sulfoxide reductase heme-binding subunit MsrQ → MDASVKRAATRKRPSKTQDNLVYAAVWLACLAPLVWLAWRGFSGDLGANPIETLIRQIGVWGLRLLLVGLAITPAARILKKPRLVRFRRTIGLFAFSYICLHLLTYIGVDLFFDWGQLWKDILKRPFITLGMAGFVLLVPLAVTSTNGWVVRLGRATWQRLHWLIYLIVPLGVAHYYLLVKADHRPPLVYAAILAVLLGWRVWDAWRRRVRS
- a CDS encoding bifunctional [glutamine synthetase] adenylyltransferase/[glutamine synthetase]-adenylyl-L-tyrosine phosphorylase, with product MTRLLERLAPCGPIADPKAAERAHEAIIRRVGEAAPLVEAAWPALAPIFAASPYLSGLARRDGQRLPSILTADPEARLAQILAAAEAVAAEPDFETARRAMRELKADLHLLTALADLGGVWDLDAVTAALTRFADATLHASLAQAVRLEVARGALTHVGDGPDGPAPGLFCIAMGKHGAFELNYSSDIDFSIFYAPEALPVADGVEPQGVAVRIANHLGRLLAERTTDGYVFRIDLRLRPDPSSTPPAMPIDAALDYYESVGQNWERAAHIKARICAGDLGRGEAFLAELQPFIWRKNLDFAAIADIHSIKRQIHAYKVDDRLTAKGADLKLGRGGIREIEFFVQTQQLILGGRHPDLRSPRTLEALAALSDAGHVTPEDRDYLIKAYRDLRALEHRAQMIADDQTHKLPESDADRKRVAALWGHAGLRGFDAAVGQILKGVNRRYGALFKGEEALSSRFGSLVFTGVEDDPETLATLKRMGFSHPERVAATIRGWHHGHIAATRTERGRELFTRLAPRLLDAANATGAPDDAFNRFSDFFAGLSSGVQIQSLFLAQPRLFELIVEVMAFAPRLASTLARRPTALDALLDPAFFGPMEMPTEPPWDPADFEGAMNAARRLFRDQSFRIGVRVISGTAGARDAGAAFADLADLIVGGLAPAALAEVARLGGAFPGQVAVVALGKAGSREMTAKSDLDLMTLYAADAPAGQGEAVSAIKGWAADSFYARFTQRLTSALSAPTGEGTLYEVDLKLRPSGTKGPVAVSFAAFEDYYEREAETWELQALTRARVIWASSPAFQARAEAAIATALRRARDPKKTAVDVLEMRQLMEDERPGKGDWDLKLTPGGLVDIEFAAQFLQLVHAAQGGPLAQNTGEALAALGRAGLGDPAALAALEGAWRLEQDLSQLLKVALEDGHDPDTEPKAFRALLARAGGVREFRSLKTKLAKAKVEARAAFEAVVRAPAK
- a CDS encoding lysozyme inhibitor LprI family protein, with the translated sequence MTRLVATLAALLLAAVIPSLSVSPAAAASFDCAKARTKVETLICKDPQLSRQDEDLAKAYGEALKLWDGKIAAYVRISQRGWMGARALETPGMSGGGILCEDDETALSCLRTIHADRIAVLRNPGFRLSGIYTRGQDFLSVKATPTGLELAYQLADANTSQGFTDDGAKVKVVPGQTIVAFPLAGTGPDACRLDASFSVDEVTVTQKGPCGGAKLGGWWKRDQTRDPEAELF
- a CDS encoding lysozyme inhibitor LprI family protein produces the protein MVRVACWVGVAALVWLAAPTASWAASFDCAKAGTPTEKAICKDAAVSKLDEQVAAAFKAAQGLWPAGNWPVFIRNEQREWLKDRNGICKADVACLKEDYERRLTFLTHPSLKWMGRYVAGRCPQDGVYLDVTPSYPDAGIGVTLYLCPDPKGNMLLQAEGDVDAAGKLRFDDAGCPRVLTFTQDAATLSAPKTEVCERGADSRAFRRDPAKSPYLGE
- the msrP gene encoding protein-methionine-sulfoxide reductase catalytic subunit MsrP; the protein is MLIRHAPDLTDKDVTDRSLYLRRREFIGGAAGLGLLAAAGTASARGLAYKPGFSTTEPKTSKKDITSYNNFYEFGVNKEDPSENAGSLKTRPWTVRVDGECEKPASFGIDDLIKGQKLEERIYRMRCVEGWSMVIPWVGFPLRDLIAQVQPTSKAKFVAFETLMRPSEMPGQRWDTLQWPYREGLRIDEATHPLTILAVGLYGDVLPNQNGAPLRLVVPWKYGFKGAKSIVRISLVEKQPATAWNVLAPREYGFYSNVNPAVDHPRWSQATERRIGEFRRRETLPFNGYGQYVADLYRGMDLKRDF